A part of Perca fluviatilis chromosome 15, GENO_Pfluv_1.0, whole genome shotgun sequence genomic DNA contains:
- the LOC120575358 gene encoding trinucleotide repeat-containing gene 6A protein-like isoform X2 has protein sequence MAPIRDSVSHSPNQTGLEHPGLDSQYEPSPWSSGSPCSSDGNSNWGKVLVEGSADKPNPPSSTNSSVWPPSSSSFSCSSSSSSSGCGSGSDPELASECMDADSSSSIGSEKNLAPVTTVMMMSANASSSVSSTASSPSSSMVTSTMIVGVSANGDSNGNSRQVISGGMGTISGANNGNNNITGSSHYSVAGSSSIGSNNMGNHNNKPINNSSVWGSNMIPTGGSTPSINVGLNPNTLNPNANHGAWSQNPSPVSQGQRPPQAQGMSSKLGIAPQQGPMLGWGGMAAPNSSMMEDTEVNNGTASSNVLGSSNSGNGGLQPTNLNTESNGPNNTIMMNTTTTTTNATMTSSPPNSTASPQLSGDCSWGSVRGGNGGPLANGNPSSAPQHPQGELGGSGTFGTPWGATTYPGDKGPPNADTVNSQNPALMQAGNPQISSTAAYKSNNNHNNTGAPRWDQGPANNPNQTQSNLSWGISSNQIPASAGQTPGNGNQTTMGPPAGLPRPWGSSASSSSSSSSSSSTSNNKMSNGEWGSTTPGNNHSDAGSHKGNSANNGWKSLEDDAMGMGGGGGGGGGSHGLGSVTGGWGRTGGSEGSVESSGGRSSSDRDGSQPKGGNRRKVVPPATILPAVLQADVDPRVLSNTGWGQTPIRQNTTWDVNSPANNRLQVPNRDERKQSSGGSGWGTATPAAPSQTSGGWGGGPGSSGPGTGGSGWGERPSSGWDSKVPASGGGGQNAWNDGSSYKGSNNNSSNTWSNNINKDDRSNMWTNGPKPHQGWGSNGGNGSEGWGNGGDGARTGGNNHWGEPQKGASSVGWDSDSDRSGSGCWSEQSRTNTSSSNTWVGSGGSNTPDQSTPNPGSNWGDSVHKPNPQSNSQGWGEPMKNNHGAQNWGEPNPKPSNEWGKGPESNMSKGNPALNKPTGWLGGPMPTAGQKEEVATGWEEPSPESVRRRMEIDDGTAAWGDPGKYSGGPVNMWNRTGQSDQEAVGPSTQHQSHPARSSMHPPPQPMQTHTQDKSSSSVWGETYPQKKESSTWEPTPAPPVKVDNGTSAWGKPMEASTTWEEPNRDNRESGPGWGGQHKSAPGPKPMETWGGEEAAMGNSWDQEEEVEIGMWSNSQQDNRSHDQNTWNYKHKGSSKITKPVNKQDEPWMKPFINQFNSMNFSRDSPDDSMKTGAGMVQDKRMDMGSMGDFNGVMGKNPGSRHQLHKESAMDRSPYYDKLSVSPSAYNNPASDELSSSQSMSFPPSNSIQSIPCLDSGLSPAHSIPGGALQNVNPMMGGSSVAQGRGGPQSQVPPQPNLRNQVPPPILPSQVPPSMLKYPGGNGGLNPLFGPQQVAVLNQLSQLNQLSQLNQINQLQRLLLQQQQQQQQQKAQSQRAMPVGRPTEQTRPIGSSPSMMPPPRHLDPSLLKHAPPHKPYLDNYLSHNTPEMQKDAAALGSFNFPLSLNSNLNVPLDMGGGGAVSYKEPPQSRLKKLWATDPLEQNSKPGAMSSGLRLEDSPFYDFLSPGPSPLSPPGQSMGSVGDGWPPRANSPPPHGNTVTWPPEFRPGEPWKGYPNIDPETDPYVTPGSVINNLSINTVRDTDHLRDRNNGPSSSLNTTMPSNSAWSSIRASSHSGSLTSTAQSTSARPSESKWSPGGGSVSNSSLAHELWKVPLPPKALSVAAPSRPPPGLTSQKPSAAPSGWDGSALRLGGWGSSESRYTPGSSWSDSSSSGRTQWLVLKNLTPQIDGSTLRTLCMQHGPLITFHLNLPHGNAVVCYSSKDEAAKAQKSLHMCVLGNTTILAEFASEEEINRFFAQGQSLATPSSGWQAIGSSQSRMDQSHPFPSRAPEPNQWNSSELRSSSLWGGPNYSSSLWGSPSGTEAGRISSPSPMSSFLPVDHLTGGGDSM, from the exons ATGGCTCCCATTCGGGATTCCGTCAGCCACTCCCCTAATCAAACAG GTCTGGAGCATCCTGGCTTAGACTCCCAGTATGAGCCTTCCCCCTGGTCCTCTGGCTCTCCCTGCAGCAGTGACGGCAACAGTAACTGGGGCAAAGTCCTAGTAGAAGGAAGTGCCGACAAACCCAACCCCCCTTCTTCAACCAACTCTTCTGTCTGgcctccctcctcttcttcattCTCTTGCTCTtcgtcttcttcctcttctggcTGCGGGTCAGGATCAGACCCTGAGTTGGCATCAGAATGCATGGACGCAGACTCTAGCTCCTCGATCGGCTCAGAGAAAAACCTCGCCCCTGTGACAACAGTGATGATGATGTCAGCAAATGCTTCTTCCTCTGTGTCTTCTACAGcttcttctccctcctcctctatGGTGACTTCTACCATGATTGTCGGTGTTTCAGCGAACGGAGACAGCAACGGCAACAGTCGTCAGGTAATTAGTGGAGGGATGGGAACCATCAGCGGTGCAAATAATGGAAATAATAACATCACCGGGTCCTCCCACTACTCTGTGGCTGGTTCCAGCAGTATTGGCAGCAATAACATGGGTAACCACAACAACAAGCCCATCAATAACAGTAGTGTATGGGGCAGCAACATGATCCCCACCGGCGGAAGCACCCCCTCCATCAATGTAGGGTTAAACCCAAACACTTTAAACCCAAATGCCAACCATGGTGCCTGGTCGCAGAATCCAAGCCCAGTGTCCCAGGGCCAACGGCCTCCACAGGCTCAGGGGATGAGTTCCAAACTGGGTATAGCTCCCCAACAGGGCCCGATGCTGGGCTGGGGTGGCATGGCAGCTCCAAACAGCAGTATGATGGAAGACACTGAGGTGAATAATGGTACAGCAAGCAGCAATGTGTTAGGAAGCAGCAACAGTGGAAATGGTGGCCTACAACCTACCAACCTTAACACTGAATCCAATGGACCAAATAACACTATTATGAtgaatactactactactactactaatgcCACAATGACCTCTAGTCCACCAAACTCTACCGCCTCACCCCAACTCAGCGGGGATTGTTCCTGGGGCTCTGTTAGAGGAGGGAATGGGGGTCCGCTGGCCAATGGAAACCCCTCATCAGCCCCCCAGCACCCCCAAGGAGAGCTGGGGGGTTCTGGGACCTTCGGTACGCCTTGGGGCGCAACTACCTACCCTGGAGATAAGGGCCCCCCGAATGCAGACACTGTGAACTCCCAAAACCCTGCCTTAATGCAGGCAGGGAACCCCCAAATCTCCTCTACTGCTGCTTACAAGAGTAATAATAACCACAATAACACTGGGGCCCCACGCTGGGACCAGGGGCCCGCCAATAACCCAAACCAGACTCAGAGCAACTTGTCTTGGGGTATCAGCTCAAATCAAATCCCAGCCTCTGCAGGCCAAACACCAGGAAATGGGAACCAAACTACGATGGGCCCTCCAGCAGGGTTACCTCGCCCCTGGGGGAGCAGCGCGTCGTCTTCTTCCTCGTCCTCATCGTCCTCTTCGACATCTAACAACAAGATGTCAAATGGAGAATGGGGATCAACAACTCCTGGTAACAACCATTCAGATGCTGGAAGTCATAAAGGAAACTCTGCCAACAATGGCTGGAAGAGCCTGGAAGATGACGCCATGGGCatgggagggggagggggaggaggaggtggaagcCATGGCTTGGGGAGTGTCACTGGAGGCTGGGGTCGCACTGGAGGAAGTGAGGGAAGCGTAGAGAGCTCCGGAGGCCGATCCAGCTCAGACAGAGACGGCAGTCAGCCAAAAGGGGGAAATCGCAGAAAAGTCGTCCCTCCTGCAACCATACTACCAGCTGTGTTGCAGGCTGATGTGGACCCGAGGGTTCTGTCCAACACTGGATGGGGACAGACACCCATACGGCAGAACACCACCTGGGATGTCAATTCCCCTGCTAACAATCGGCTTCAGGTTCCCAATAGAGACGAAAGAAAGCAAAGCAGCGGAGGCTCCGGATGGGGCACAGCAACACCGGCAGCTCCCTCCCAGACCTCCGGAG GTTGGGGGGGTGGGCCGGGCAGCTCAGGCCCAGGTACAGGAGGTTCTGGCTGGGGAGAGCGGCCATCCTCTGGGTGGGACAGCAAAGTCCCAGCAAGTGGAGGAGGTGGGCAAAATGCCTGGAACGATGGATCCAGCTACAAAgggagcaacaacaacagcagcaacacctGGAGCAATAACATTAACAAAGATGACAG gtCCAATATGTGGACTAATGGGCCCAAACCGCATCAGGGCTGGGGTTCCAATGGTGGAAATGGAAGTGAAGGCTGGGGTAATGGTGGAGATGGTGCCAGAACAGGGGGCAACAACCACTGGGGGGAGCCCCAAAAAGGTGCCAGCTCAGTAGGCTGGGACAGCGACAGCGACCGGTCAGGCTCTGGATGTTGGAGTGAGCAAAGCCGAAccaacaccagcagcagcaaTACCTGGGTAGGGAGCGGAGGATCAAATACTCCAGACCAGAGTACTCCAAACCCAGGCTCCAACTGGGGCGACTCAGTCCACAAACCCAATCCTCAGAGTAACAGCCAGGGCTGGGGTGAGCCAATGAAGAACAACCACGGAGCCCAGAACTGGGGAGAGCCGAATCCCAAGCCCTCCAACGAGTGGGGAAAAGGTCCAGAATCTAACATGTCCAAAGGCAATCCAGCCCTTAACAAGCCCACAG GCTGGCTGGGAGGCCCAATGCCCACTGCAGGTCAGAAAGAGGAAGTAGCAACTGGGTGGgaagagccttctccagagtcTGTTCGTCGGAGGATGGAGATCGATGATGGGACAGCAGCTTGGGGAGACCCTG GTAAATACAGCGGTGGACCTGTCAACATGTGGAACAGGACTGGCCAATCAGACCAGGAGGCCGTAGGCCCATCCACTCAGCACCAGTCCCACCCAGCACGCAGCTCGATGcatcctcctcctcagcccATGCAGACTCATACCCAGGACAAAAGCAGCAGTTCTG TTTGGGGTGAGACTTACCCCCAGAAGAAGGAGTCCTCAACCTGGGAACCTACCCCCGCCCCACCTGTGAAAGTGGACAACGGGACATCTGCCTGGGGGAAGCCCATGGAAGCCAGCACCACCTGGGAAGAACCCAACAGGGATAACCGAGAGTCTGGGCCTGGATGGGGTGGCCAGCATAAGTCTG CTCCAGGTCCCAAGCCCATGGAGACATGGGGTGGTGAGGAGGCGGCCATGGGCAATAGCTGGGACCAGgaagaggaggtggagattGGCATGTGGAGCAACAGCCAACAGGACAACAGGTCCCACGACCAAAACACCTGGAACTACAAGCATAAAGGCTCCAGCAAG ATAACCAAACCAGTCAACAAACAGGATGAACCCTGGATGAAACCCTTCATCAACCAGTTCAACAGCATGAACTTCTCT CGAGACTCTCCTGACGACTCCATGAAGACAGGAGCAGGGATGGTGCAGGACAAGCGTATGGACATGGGCAGTATGGGAGACTTCAATGGAGTAATGGGCAAGAACCCAGGCTCTCGACACCAGCTTCACAAGGAGTCTGCCATGGATCGCAGCCCTTACTATGACAAG CTGTCAGTTTCCCCCTCTGCTTACAATAACCCAGCTTCTGATGAGCTCTCCTCCAGTCAAAGCATGAGCTTTCCCCCTTCCAATTCCATTCAGTCTATCCCCTGTCTCGACTCTGGGCTGTCTCCTGCCCACTCTATTCCTGGGGGCGCTCTGCAG AATGTAAACCCTATGATGGGTGGCAGCAGTGTAGCACAGGGCCGAGGTGGCCCCCAGTCCCAGGTCCCCCCCCAACCCAACCTCCGTAACCAAGTGCCTCCACCCATTCTGCCCTCTCAG GTGCCTCCATCCATGTTGAAGTACCCAGGAGGTAACGGAGGTCTGAACCCTCTGTTTGGCCCTCAGCAGGTGGCTGTGCTCAACCAACTCTCCCAGCTCAACCAGCTGTCACAGCTCAACCAGATCAACCAGTTACAG cgtcttctcctccagcagcagcagcagcaacaacagcagaaggCTCAGAGCCAGAGAGCCATGCCTGTGGGACGACCGACTGAACAG ACACGTCCTATTGGTTCGTCTCCATCAATGATGCCGCCACCACGTCACCTGGACCCCTCCCTGCTGAAACATGCCCCACCACACAAACCGTACCTGGACAACTACTTGTCCCACAATACCCCTGAGATGCAGAAGGATGCTGCTGCTCTCGGATCCTTTAACTTCCCTTTAA GCTTGAACTCTAACCTGAATGTACCCCTGGACATGGGTGGTGGCGGAGCTGTGAGCTACAAAGAGCCGCCCCAGTCCAGACTGAAGAAACTTTGGGCTACTGACCCTCTGGAGCAGAACAGCAAACCTG GTGCTATGTCGTCTGGGCTGCGTCTGGAAGACTCTCCCTTCTATGACTTCCTCTCTCCTGGcccatctcccctgagtccccCCGGCCAATCAATGGGCTCGGTGGGCGATGGCTGGCCGCCCCGTGCCAACTCCCCCCCGCCCCATGGAAACACTGTCACCTGGCCCCCAG agtTCCGGCCCGGGGAGCCTTGGAAAGGTTACCCCAACATTGACCCTGAGACTGACCCTTATGTGACCCCCGGCAGTGTCATCAACAACCTCTCCATCAACACCGTCCGTGACACAGACCACCTCAGGGACAGGAACAACG GGCCATCCTCATCACTAAACACCACGATGCCTTCTAACAGTGCCTGGTCATCCATTCGTGCCTCCAGCCACAGCGGTTCCCTCACCAGTACAGCACAAAGCACTTCAG CCAGACCCAGTGAGTCAAAGTGGTCTCCTGGCGGCGGTTCTGTGTCCAACTCCTCCCTGGCCCATGAGCTGTGGAAGGTCCCCCTGCCTCCCAAGGCGCTGTCTGTGGCAGCCCCATCCAGACCACCACCTGGCCTCACCAGCCAGAAGCCCAGCGCTGCCCCATCCGGTTGGGACGGCTCTGCCCTGAGGCTGGGGGGGTGGGGCTCCTCTGAATCCAGATACACACCTG GTTCCAGTTGGAGTGACAGCAGCAGCTCAGGGAGAACCCAATGGCTTGTTCTGAAAAATCTCACACCTCAG
- the LOC120575358 gene encoding trinucleotide repeat-containing gene 6A protein-like isoform X4 translates to MAPIRDSVSHSPNQTGLEHPGLDSQYEPSPWSSGSPCSSDGNSNWGKVLVEGSADKPNPPSSTNSSVWPPSSSSFSCSSSSSSSGCGSGSDPELASECMDADSSSSIGSEKNLAPVTTVMMMSANASSSVSSTASSPSSSMVTSTMIVGVSANGDSNGNSRQVISGGMGTISGANNGNNNITGSSHYSVAGSSSIGSNNMGNHNNKPINNSSVWGSNMIPTGGSTPSINVGLNPNTLNPNANHGAWSQNPSPVSQGQRPPQAQGMSSKLGIAPQQGPMLGWGGMAAPNSSMMEDTEVNNGTASSNVLGSSNSGNGGLQPTNLNTESNGPNNTIMMNTTTTTTNATMTSSPPNSTASPQLSGDCSWGSVRGGNGGPLANGNPSSAPQHPQGELGGSGTFGTPWGATTYPGDKGPPNADTVNSQNPALMQAGNPQISSTAAYKSNNNHNNTGAPRWDQGPANNPNQTQSNLSWGISSNQIPASAGQTPGNGNQTTMGPPAGLPRPWGSSASSSSSSSSSSSTSNNKMSNGEWGSTTPGNNHSDAGSHKGNSANNGWKSLEDDAMGMGGGGGGGGGSHGLGSVTGGWGRTGGSEGSVESSGGRSSSDRDGSQPKGGNRRKVVPPATILPAVLQADVDPRVLSNTGWGQTPIRQNTTWDVNSPANNRLQVPNRDERKQSSGGSGWGTATPAAPSQTSGGWGGGPGSSGPGTGGSGWGERPSSGWDSKVPASGGGGQNAWNDGSSYKGSNNNSSNTWSNNINKDDRSNMWTNGPKPHQGWGSNGGNGSEGWGNGGDGARTGGNNHWGEPQKGASSVGWDSDSDRSGSGCWSEQSRTNTSSSNTWVGSGGSNTPDQSTPNPGSNWGDSVHKPNPQSNSQGWGEPMKNNHGAQNWGEPNPKPSNEWGKGPESNMSKGNPALNKPTGWLGGPMPTAGQKEEVATGWEEPSPESVRRRMEIDDGTAAWGDPGKYSGGPVNMWNRTGQSDQEAVGPSTQHQSHPARSSMHPPPQPMQTHTQDKSSSSVWGETYPQKKESSTWEPTPAPPVKVDNGTSAWGKPMEASTTWEEPNRDNRESGPGWGGQHKSAPGPKPMETWGGEEAAMGNSWDQEEEVEIGMWSNSQQDNRSHDQNTWNYKHKGSSKITKPVNKQDEPWMKPFINQFNSMNFSRDSPDDSMKTGAGMVQDKRMDMGSMGDFNGVMGKNPGSRHQLHKESAMDRSPYYDKNVNPMMGGSSVAQGRGGPQSQVPPQPNLRNQVPPPILPSQVPPSMLKYPGGNGGLNPLFGPQQVAVLNQLSQLNQLSQLNQINQLQRLLLQQQQQQQQQKAQSQRAMPVGRPTEQTRPIGSSPSMMPPPRHLDPSLLKHAPPHKPYLDNYLSHNTPEMQKDAAALGSFNFPLSLNSNLNVPLDMGGGGAVSYKEPPQSRLKKLWATDPLEQNSKPGAMSSGLRLEDSPFYDFLSPGPSPLSPPGQSMGSVGDGWPPRANSPPPHGNTVTWPPEFRPGEPWKGYPNIDPETDPYVTPGSVINNLSINTVRDTDHLRDRNNGPSSSLNTTMPSNSAWSSIRASSHSGSLTSTAQSTSARPSESKWSPGGGSVSNSSLAHELWKVPLPPKALSVAAPSRPPPGLTSQKPSAAPSGWDGSALRLGGWGSSESRYTPGSSWSDSSSSGRTQWLVLKNLTPQIDGSTLRTLCMQHGPLITFHLNLPHGNAVVCYSSKDEAAKAQKSLHMCVLGNTTILAEFASEEEINRFFAQGQSLATPSSGWQAIGSSQSRMDQSHPFPSRAPEPNQWNSSELRSSSLWGGPNYSSSLWGSPSGTEAGRISSPSPMSSFLPVDHLTGGGDSM, encoded by the exons ATGGCTCCCATTCGGGATTCCGTCAGCCACTCCCCTAATCAAACAG GTCTGGAGCATCCTGGCTTAGACTCCCAGTATGAGCCTTCCCCCTGGTCCTCTGGCTCTCCCTGCAGCAGTGACGGCAACAGTAACTGGGGCAAAGTCCTAGTAGAAGGAAGTGCCGACAAACCCAACCCCCCTTCTTCAACCAACTCTTCTGTCTGgcctccctcctcttcttcattCTCTTGCTCTtcgtcttcttcctcttctggcTGCGGGTCAGGATCAGACCCTGAGTTGGCATCAGAATGCATGGACGCAGACTCTAGCTCCTCGATCGGCTCAGAGAAAAACCTCGCCCCTGTGACAACAGTGATGATGATGTCAGCAAATGCTTCTTCCTCTGTGTCTTCTACAGcttcttctccctcctcctctatGGTGACTTCTACCATGATTGTCGGTGTTTCAGCGAACGGAGACAGCAACGGCAACAGTCGTCAGGTAATTAGTGGAGGGATGGGAACCATCAGCGGTGCAAATAATGGAAATAATAACATCACCGGGTCCTCCCACTACTCTGTGGCTGGTTCCAGCAGTATTGGCAGCAATAACATGGGTAACCACAACAACAAGCCCATCAATAACAGTAGTGTATGGGGCAGCAACATGATCCCCACCGGCGGAAGCACCCCCTCCATCAATGTAGGGTTAAACCCAAACACTTTAAACCCAAATGCCAACCATGGTGCCTGGTCGCAGAATCCAAGCCCAGTGTCCCAGGGCCAACGGCCTCCACAGGCTCAGGGGATGAGTTCCAAACTGGGTATAGCTCCCCAACAGGGCCCGATGCTGGGCTGGGGTGGCATGGCAGCTCCAAACAGCAGTATGATGGAAGACACTGAGGTGAATAATGGTACAGCAAGCAGCAATGTGTTAGGAAGCAGCAACAGTGGAAATGGTGGCCTACAACCTACCAACCTTAACACTGAATCCAATGGACCAAATAACACTATTATGAtgaatactactactactactactaatgcCACAATGACCTCTAGTCCACCAAACTCTACCGCCTCACCCCAACTCAGCGGGGATTGTTCCTGGGGCTCTGTTAGAGGAGGGAATGGGGGTCCGCTGGCCAATGGAAACCCCTCATCAGCCCCCCAGCACCCCCAAGGAGAGCTGGGGGGTTCTGGGACCTTCGGTACGCCTTGGGGCGCAACTACCTACCCTGGAGATAAGGGCCCCCCGAATGCAGACACTGTGAACTCCCAAAACCCTGCCTTAATGCAGGCAGGGAACCCCCAAATCTCCTCTACTGCTGCTTACAAGAGTAATAATAACCACAATAACACTGGGGCCCCACGCTGGGACCAGGGGCCCGCCAATAACCCAAACCAGACTCAGAGCAACTTGTCTTGGGGTATCAGCTCAAATCAAATCCCAGCCTCTGCAGGCCAAACACCAGGAAATGGGAACCAAACTACGATGGGCCCTCCAGCAGGGTTACCTCGCCCCTGGGGGAGCAGCGCGTCGTCTTCTTCCTCGTCCTCATCGTCCTCTTCGACATCTAACAACAAGATGTCAAATGGAGAATGGGGATCAACAACTCCTGGTAACAACCATTCAGATGCTGGAAGTCATAAAGGAAACTCTGCCAACAATGGCTGGAAGAGCCTGGAAGATGACGCCATGGGCatgggagggggagggggaggaggaggtggaagcCATGGCTTGGGGAGTGTCACTGGAGGCTGGGGTCGCACTGGAGGAAGTGAGGGAAGCGTAGAGAGCTCCGGAGGCCGATCCAGCTCAGACAGAGACGGCAGTCAGCCAAAAGGGGGAAATCGCAGAAAAGTCGTCCCTCCTGCAACCATACTACCAGCTGTGTTGCAGGCTGATGTGGACCCGAGGGTTCTGTCCAACACTGGATGGGGACAGACACCCATACGGCAGAACACCACCTGGGATGTCAATTCCCCTGCTAACAATCGGCTTCAGGTTCCCAATAGAGACGAAAGAAAGCAAAGCAGCGGAGGCTCCGGATGGGGCACAGCAACACCGGCAGCTCCCTCCCAGACCTCCGGAG GTTGGGGGGGTGGGCCGGGCAGCTCAGGCCCAGGTACAGGAGGTTCTGGCTGGGGAGAGCGGCCATCCTCTGGGTGGGACAGCAAAGTCCCAGCAAGTGGAGGAGGTGGGCAAAATGCCTGGAACGATGGATCCAGCTACAAAgggagcaacaacaacagcagcaacacctGGAGCAATAACATTAACAAAGATGACAG gtCCAATATGTGGACTAATGGGCCCAAACCGCATCAGGGCTGGGGTTCCAATGGTGGAAATGGAAGTGAAGGCTGGGGTAATGGTGGAGATGGTGCCAGAACAGGGGGCAACAACCACTGGGGGGAGCCCCAAAAAGGTGCCAGCTCAGTAGGCTGGGACAGCGACAGCGACCGGTCAGGCTCTGGATGTTGGAGTGAGCAAAGCCGAAccaacaccagcagcagcaaTACCTGGGTAGGGAGCGGAGGATCAAATACTCCAGACCAGAGTACTCCAAACCCAGGCTCCAACTGGGGCGACTCAGTCCACAAACCCAATCCTCAGAGTAACAGCCAGGGCTGGGGTGAGCCAATGAAGAACAACCACGGAGCCCAGAACTGGGGAGAGCCGAATCCCAAGCCCTCCAACGAGTGGGGAAAAGGTCCAGAATCTAACATGTCCAAAGGCAATCCAGCCCTTAACAAGCCCACAG GCTGGCTGGGAGGCCCAATGCCCACTGCAGGTCAGAAAGAGGAAGTAGCAACTGGGTGGgaagagccttctccagagtcTGTTCGTCGGAGGATGGAGATCGATGATGGGACAGCAGCTTGGGGAGACCCTG GTAAATACAGCGGTGGACCTGTCAACATGTGGAACAGGACTGGCCAATCAGACCAGGAGGCCGTAGGCCCATCCACTCAGCACCAGTCCCACCCAGCACGCAGCTCGATGcatcctcctcctcagcccATGCAGACTCATACCCAGGACAAAAGCAGCAGTTCTG TTTGGGGTGAGACTTACCCCCAGAAGAAGGAGTCCTCAACCTGGGAACCTACCCCCGCCCCACCTGTGAAAGTGGACAACGGGACATCTGCCTGGGGGAAGCCCATGGAAGCCAGCACCACCTGGGAAGAACCCAACAGGGATAACCGAGAGTCTGGGCCTGGATGGGGTGGCCAGCATAAGTCTG CTCCAGGTCCCAAGCCCATGGAGACATGGGGTGGTGAGGAGGCGGCCATGGGCAATAGCTGGGACCAGgaagaggaggtggagattGGCATGTGGAGCAACAGCCAACAGGACAACAGGTCCCACGACCAAAACACCTGGAACTACAAGCATAAAGGCTCCAGCAAG ATAACCAAACCAGTCAACAAACAGGATGAACCCTGGATGAAACCCTTCATCAACCAGTTCAACAGCATGAACTTCTCT CGAGACTCTCCTGACGACTCCATGAAGACAGGAGCAGGGATGGTGCAGGACAAGCGTATGGACATGGGCAGTATGGGAGACTTCAATGGAGTAATGGGCAAGAACCCAGGCTCTCGACACCAGCTTCACAAGGAGTCTGCCATGGATCGCAGCCCTTACTATGACAAG AATGTAAACCCTATGATGGGTGGCAGCAGTGTAGCACAGGGCCGAGGTGGCCCCCAGTCCCAGGTCCCCCCCCAACCCAACCTCCGTAACCAAGTGCCTCCACCCATTCTGCCCTCTCAG GTGCCTCCATCCATGTTGAAGTACCCAGGAGGTAACGGAGGTCTGAACCCTCTGTTTGGCCCTCAGCAGGTGGCTGTGCTCAACCAACTCTCCCAGCTCAACCAGCTGTCACAGCTCAACCAGATCAACCAGTTACAG cgtcttctcctccagcagcagcagcagcaacaacagcagaaggCTCAGAGCCAGAGAGCCATGCCTGTGGGACGACCGACTGAACAG ACACGTCCTATTGGTTCGTCTCCATCAATGATGCCGCCACCACGTCACCTGGACCCCTCCCTGCTGAAACATGCCCCACCACACAAACCGTACCTGGACAACTACTTGTCCCACAATACCCCTGAGATGCAGAAGGATGCTGCTGCTCTCGGATCCTTTAACTTCCCTTTAA GCTTGAACTCTAACCTGAATGTACCCCTGGACATGGGTGGTGGCGGAGCTGTGAGCTACAAAGAGCCGCCCCAGTCCAGACTGAAGAAACTTTGGGCTACTGACCCTCTGGAGCAGAACAGCAAACCTG GTGCTATGTCGTCTGGGCTGCGTCTGGAAGACTCTCCCTTCTATGACTTCCTCTCTCCTGGcccatctcccctgagtccccCCGGCCAATCAATGGGCTCGGTGGGCGATGGCTGGCCGCCCCGTGCCAACTCCCCCCCGCCCCATGGAAACACTGTCACCTGGCCCCCAG agtTCCGGCCCGGGGAGCCTTGGAAAGGTTACCCCAACATTGACCCTGAGACTGACCCTTATGTGACCCCCGGCAGTGTCATCAACAACCTCTCCATCAACACCGTCCGTGACACAGACCACCTCAGGGACAGGAACAACG GGCCATCCTCATCACTAAACACCACGATGCCTTCTAACAGTGCCTGGTCATCCATTCGTGCCTCCAGCCACAGCGGTTCCCTCACCAGTACAGCACAAAGCACTTCAG CCAGACCCAGTGAGTCAAAGTGGTCTCCTGGCGGCGGTTCTGTGTCCAACTCCTCCCTGGCCCATGAGCTGTGGAAGGTCCCCCTGCCTCCCAAGGCGCTGTCTGTGGCAGCCCCATCCAGACCACCACCTGGCCTCACCAGCCAGAAGCCCAGCGCTGCCCCATCCGGTTGGGACGGCTCTGCCCTGAGGCTGGGGGGGTGGGGCTCCTCTGAATCCAGATACACACCTG GTTCCAGTTGGAGTGACAGCAGCAGCTCAGGGAGAACCCAATGGCTTGTTCTGAAAAATCTCACACCTCAG